The Cucumis melo cultivar AY chromosome 6, USDA_Cmelo_AY_1.0, whole genome shotgun sequence genome includes a region encoding these proteins:
- the LOC103496114 gene encoding probable receptor-like protein kinase At1g11050, protein MQRRQQMMKIFSTFLLLCLLSITSTSEATPTANPICPMDLNYILRIPWNATDCRNPFFQTTAKSAMNDSSKIPCCQTLLSLFGIALAQHLKETSLFNLPDLPTSNSCLRDFQSKLSSLSLPDDLVSHCFDPLQFVISASVCAGIQTTRDWVSKLGQNSPLDFGCRSELVGPGCDACLAAGLKVQTILTGIDGNKSHSMDCFYFAVLYAAGIVNESGPEGDSALDCIFNLPLNIEKDSKSKHSALVYGLTAAAIGILVVFVLMGIGFWFYKWKKLAEKSSLEFDVELDEQGSRPHARPNTGSIWFKIQELEKATDNFSSKNFIGRGGFGIVYKGTLPDGSMVAVKKVIESDFQGNAEFCNEVEIISNLKHRNLVPLRGCCVIDGNDGYDEGASERYLVYDYMPNGNLDDYLFPIPYDQVGTVKKSLTWPQRKNIILDVAKGLAYLHYGVKPAIYHRDIKATNILLDADMRARVADFGLAKQSREGQSHLTTRVAGTHGYLAPEYALYGQLTEKSDVYSFGVVVLEIMCGRKALDFSLSSSPRAFLITDWAWSLVKAGKIGDTLDPSLLKDGDSSNSNPRAIMERFIAVGILCSHVMVALRPTIMEALKMLEGDIEVPQISDRPVPYGHPSFVGDGSNFSISPTLSGHQMHNGDMLR, encoded by the coding sequence ATGCAAAGACGGCAACAAATGATGAAGATTTTCAGtacctttcttcttctttgtttacTCTCTATAACTTCAACCTCAGAAGCCACTCCAACCGCAAACCCCATATGCCCAATGGACCTTAACTATATCCTCAGAATCCCTTGGAATGCGACTGATTGCCGGAACCCCTTTTTTCAGACAACTGCCAAATCCGCCATGAATGATTCCTCCAAAATCCCTTGTTGTCAAACCCTTTTGTCCTTGTTTGGAATTGCTTTGGCCCAACACCTCAAAGAGACTTCTCTTTTCAATCTCCCAGACCTCCCTACATCCAATTCTTGCCTTCGCGATTTCCAATCGAAGCTCTCCTCGCTCTCCCTTCCCGACGACCTTGTTTCCCACTGCTTTGATCCTTTGCAATTTGTGATATCTGCTAGTGTCTGTGCTGGGATTCAAACTACTCGAGATTGGGTTTCGAAACTTGGTCAAAACTCGCCGCTTGATTTTGGGTGTAGGTCGGAACTTGTTGGTCCTGGTTGTGATGCTTGTCTCGCCGCTGGTTTGAAAGTTCAGACTATTTTGACTGGAATTGATGGTAATAAATCTCATTCTATGGATTGCTTTTACTTTGCTGTTCTTTATGCTGCTGGCATTGTTAATGAGTCTGGCCCTGAGGGCGACAGTGCATTAGATTGCATATTTAATTTGCCACTGAATATTGAAAAGGATTCAAAAAGTAAACATTCTGCTCTAGTTTATGGTCTTACTGCTGCTGCTATTGGAATTTTGGTTGTTTTTGTTCTGATGGGAATAGGATTTTGGTTTTACAAATGGAAAAAATTGGCTGAGAAGTCTAGTTTAGAGTTTGATGTGGAGTTGGATGAACAAGGGTCTAGGCCACATGCTAGGCCAAACACTGGATCAATTTGGTTTAAGATTCAGGAGCTTGAGAAGGCAACTGATAACTTCTCTTCAAAAAATTTCATTGGGAGAGGTGGGTTTGGTATAGTTTACAAAGGAACATTACCTGATGGAAGTATGGTGGCAGTCAAGAAAGTAATTGAATCAGATTTTCAAGGCAATGCAGAGTTTTGCAATGAGGTTGAAATAATCAGTAATTTGAAGCATAGAAATCTTGTTCCACTTAGAGGTTGTTGTGTCATCGATGGGAATGATGGTTATGATGAGGGAGCAAGTGAGAGATACCTTGTTTATGATTACATGCCGAATGGAAATCTTGATGATTATTTGTTCCCTATACCATATGATCAAGTTGGAACTGTTAAAAAATCATTGACGTGGCCTCAAAGGAAGAATATTATTTTGGATGTAGCAAAAGGCTTAGCTTATCTGCACTATGGAGTGAAACCTGCCATATATCACAGAGATATCAAGGCGACAAACATATTGCTAGATGCAGATATGAGAGCAAGAGTGGCAGATTTCGGGCTCGCCAAACAGAGCAGGGAAGGACAGTCTCATCTAACAACTCGAGTTGCAGGAACTCATGGGTATTTAGCCCCTGAATATGCACTTTATGGACAACTAACTGAGAAGAGTGATGTTTATAGCTTTGGAGTAGTTGTTTTGGAGATAATGTGTGGGAGAAAAGCTCTTGATTTCTCCTTGTCGTCATCACCACGTGCGTTCCTGATCACAGATTGGGCTTGGTCCTTGGTGAAAGCTGGAAAAATAGGAGATACTTTAGATCCTTCTCTACTGAAAGATGGAGATTCTTCTAATTCAAATCCAAGAGCCATTATGGAGAGATTCATTGCGGTTGGAATTTTATGTTCTCATGTGATGGTGGCTTTGAGACCCACCATTATGGAAGCTTTGAAAATGTTGGAAGGGGACATTGAAGTTCCCCAAATTTCTGATCGGCCGGTGCCTTATGGGCATCCTTCATTTGTTGGTGATGGCAGCAACTTCAGTATATCACCGACATTAAGTGGACATCAAATGCATAACGGTGATATGCTCAGATGA